The Chloroherpetonaceae bacterium genome includes a region encoding these proteins:
- a CDS encoding STAS domain-containing protein — protein sequence MKLTTETKKGLTILKLHEKRLDASIAPHFKSKLALMIEGEGEKYLVIDLSQVQAIDSSGIGSLLLAHRTTLAHDGFAAFVGVREPVRDLLKMTHLDKQLYIFNSIQDVLNNLETVETDEPEESKEDKEKIKVPAAATKHVNHTDLDEDEEDELLENLPELPEESIPDLELSLEEESPDFVEQGESKPAKKSAKRTTAKAGKAKRSTTRKSKKAAVTKAPARKAKSKKKS from the coding sequence ATGAAACTCACAACAGAGACGAAGAAGGGGCTGACGATTCTAAAGCTACACGAAAAGCGCTTAGATGCTTCGATTGCCCCACATTTCAAATCGAAGCTGGCGCTGATGATTGAAGGCGAAGGTGAGAAGTATCTTGTGATTGACCTTTCACAAGTGCAAGCAATTGACTCCAGTGGGATTGGCTCACTATTGCTGGCACATCGCACAACACTGGCTCACGATGGTTTTGCGGCGTTTGTCGGCGTGCGAGAGCCCGTACGCGATTTGCTCAAAATGACACACCTCGATAAGCAGCTCTACATTTTCAACTCTATCCAAGATGTGCTGAATAACCTTGAAACCGTCGAAACCGACGAACCTGAAGAAAGCAAGGAAGACAAAGAAAAAATCAAAGTACCTGCTGCAGCAACCAAACACGTCAATCACACTGACTTGGATGAAGATGAAGAAGACGAGCTGTTAGAAAACCTCCCTGAATTGCCCGAAGAAAGCATTCCCGACCTTGAGCTATCGCTCGAAGAAGAAAGCCCAGACTTCGTTGAGCAAGGTGAGAGCAAGCCAGCAAAAAAATCCGCAAAGCGGACGACTGCAAAAGCAGGCAAGGCAAAGAGGTCGACGACTCGCAAAAGCAAGAAAGCAGCCGTAACCAAAGCGCCCGCACGCAAGGCAAAAAGCAAGAAAAAATCGTAG
- a CDS encoding thioredoxin family protein, with amino-acid sequence MAALVLCGCAAAQNASPPSQSAESSKPANMVLGLCSWEDWQKEAKWDDYEAADYVPDSLAVRKIAAKAQSPDITFLLFGGSWCGDSRDGMPKIFKVLRAAGIAPERTAVYGVDRKKREETGTAEKFQVKRVPTLIVLKAGQEIGRIVETPTISWERDLAALLEKSE; translated from the coding sequence GTGGCGGCACTGGTACTATGCGGATGCGCAGCGGCACAGAATGCAAGCCCGCCAAGCCAAAGCGCAGAGAGCAGCAAGCCAGCTAATATGGTGCTAGGGCTTTGCTCATGGGAAGACTGGCAAAAAGAAGCTAAATGGGACGATTACGAAGCAGCCGACTATGTGCCCGACAGCCTTGCCGTGCGTAAAATTGCGGCAAAAGCACAGTCGCCCGACATTACGTTTCTGCTCTTTGGCGGTAGCTGGTGCGGCGACAGCCGAGACGGAATGCCGAAAATTTTTAAGGTGCTGCGCGCAGCAGGCATTGCACCAGAACGCACTGCAGTCTATGGCGTTGACCGCAAAAAGCGTGAGGAAACTGGCACTGCCGAAAAATTCCAAGTTAAGCGTGTGCCCACGCTGATTGTGCTGAAAGCAGGTCAAGAGATTGGGCGAATTGTGGAGACCCCAACGATAAGCTGGGAAAGAGATTTGGCAGCACTGTTAGAGAAAAGTGAGTGA
- a CDS encoding sodium:solute symporter: MNEFSWLDWAIVVGYLVGVALFGLFKGGKPSSAHDYFLSEKKIHWLVVAFSIVATETSALTFLSVPGIAYRSNWQFLQLALGYVIGRTVVAFFFLPRYYEGRLSTVYAILETRFGVAMRKLASVVFIITRVFADGVRLYAAAIPLVAILRGYHLFSEVPDTTLYASAIVLIALATLVYVLFGGVRAVIWTDLLQLVIYLLGGLLSVVLLLSSLPAPAEALERIAAQGKFEVFNFKWENFFFSPYQFFLAVVGGAFLSMASHGADYIIVQRLFATDNLQSSQKALIASGAIVLVQFALFLLIGSLLYVFYNGAPFRSDEVFSKFIISGLPAGVSGLVVAALLAAAMSTLSSAINAIASSTVFDLYAATEKGRTASPEKKLRLSKIVSLVWSGVLTLSAVSYLGLGQSVVEVALSIASFTYGGLLGVFFLSLFQEEVDRRAAMVGFLASIVAMTAVVTRTTIAWTLYTLIGLAVTLIVAPALHRFFKARKKSQTV; the protein is encoded by the coding sequence ATGAACGAATTTTCTTGGCTGGATTGGGCAATCGTCGTGGGATATCTGGTAGGAGTGGCGCTCTTTGGACTGTTCAAAGGCGGTAAGCCAAGCTCTGCACACGACTACTTTCTCTCAGAGAAGAAAATTCACTGGCTTGTGGTTGCATTCTCGATTGTGGCAACAGAGACCTCTGCACTGACCTTTCTCTCCGTGCCGGGCATTGCCTATCGTAGCAATTGGCAGTTTTTGCAGTTAGCATTGGGTTATGTGATTGGGCGAACAGTGGTTGCGTTCTTTTTTTTACCGCGCTACTATGAAGGTCGCCTGAGCACAGTCTATGCCATACTGGAAACGCGCTTTGGCGTAGCAATGCGAAAGCTGGCGTCTGTTGTGTTTATCATCACGCGTGTCTTTGCCGATGGGGTGCGGTTGTATGCAGCAGCTATTCCACTCGTGGCGATTTTGCGTGGTTACCATCTCTTTTCAGAAGTGCCTGATACCACACTGTACGCCAGTGCGATTGTGCTCATCGCACTGGCAACGCTGGTGTATGTGCTCTTTGGCGGTGTGCGGGCAGTAATCTGGACCGACTTGCTGCAACTGGTGATTTACCTTCTGGGCGGACTCTTATCGGTAGTGCTGCTGCTGAGCAGTTTGCCTGCACCTGCTGAAGCATTAGAACGGATTGCGGCACAAGGCAAATTTGAAGTGTTCAACTTCAAGTGGGAAAACTTCTTTTTCTCGCCCTATCAGTTTTTCCTTGCGGTAGTAGGCGGTGCTTTTCTTTCAATGGCCTCACACGGGGCAGACTACATCATCGTGCAGCGGCTGTTTGCGACGGATAACCTCCAGAGCAGTCAAAAGGCGCTCATTGCAAGTGGCGCAATCGTGTTGGTGCAGTTTGCGCTGTTTCTTTTGATTGGCAGCCTACTGTATGTGTTCTACAATGGAGCACCATTTCGCAGTGATGAGGTCTTCTCAAAGTTTATCATTTCAGGCTTGCCAGCAGGTGTGTCAGGCTTGGTGGTGGCGGCCCTACTAGCGGCAGCTATGTCGACGCTCTCAAGCGCAATCAATGCGATTGCAAGTTCAACGGTCTTTGACCTTTATGCTGCAACCGAAAAGGGGCGCACGGCTTCGCCAGAAAAAAAGCTGCGGCTGTCTAAAATAGTCAGCTTGGTTTGGTCGGGTGTGCTAACACTTTCAGCCGTGAGCTATCTGGGGTTAGGCCAATCCGTGGTAGAAGTGGCGCTGAGCATTGCATCATTCACATACGGAGGGTTGCTGGGCGTGTTCTTTCTCTCACTGTTTCAGGAAGAAGTGGACAGGCGAGCCGCAATGGTTGGGTTTCTGGCCAGCATCGTAGCAATGACCGCTGTGGTAACACGCACTACCATCGCTTGGACACTCTACACACTTATTGGGTTAGCCGTAACGCTCATTGTGGCCCCAGCATTGCACCGATTCTTCAAGGCACGGAAAAAATCCCAGACGGTTTAG
- the miaA gene encoding tRNA (adenosine(37)-N6)-dimethylallyltransferase MiaA translates to MSDGKETSVKEQVKILAIVGPTASGKSALALRLATHLDAEIVSADSRQIYRELTIGSAKPCKEELQQVRHHFIDERSLPAPYDAGTFAAEAETRLAEILSRGKVPIVVGGSTLYVQSLVQGLAALPKSDPEVRKRLYEELHTLGAQALYARLKSIDPQQAQTLDPTKTQRLIRSLEIIELTGERVSELQRRAHRAPRFSFCVIGLALPRPVLYARINARVLEMMRKGLLEEARWLYEKFGRQHQQEKINALETVGYKELFEMFEGKHSLEEAIAQIQQHTRNYAKRQITFFRNKLSVHWIAAPEREQDIAFALQRVISIFPQPVFQ, encoded by the coding sequence GTGAGTGATGGCAAAGAAACAAGCGTGAAAGAACAGGTAAAGATTTTAGCAATCGTAGGTCCAACCGCCTCAGGTAAAAGCGCGCTTGCCTTACGACTTGCAACGCATCTGGATGCGGAGATTGTCTCTGCAGACTCGCGCCAAATTTACCGCGAATTGACGATTGGTTCTGCCAAACCTTGCAAGGAAGAACTGCAGCAAGTCCGGCATCACTTCATTGATGAACGCTCTCTGCCTGCACCTTATGATGCAGGAACATTTGCAGCAGAAGCCGAGACACGTCTTGCAGAGATTCTATCGCGAGGCAAAGTGCCAATTGTGGTGGGCGGCTCGACGCTCTATGTGCAAAGTTTGGTGCAAGGCTTGGCAGCATTGCCGAAAAGTGACCCTGAAGTTCGAAAGCGGCTCTACGAAGAGCTACATACACTTGGCGCGCAAGCACTCTACGCAAGGTTGAAATCCATAGACCCCCAGCAAGCCCAAACCTTAGACCCAACCAAAACACAACGACTCATTCGTAGTCTTGAAATCATTGAACTGACAGGCGAGAGGGTCTCTGAGTTGCAGCGGCGGGCGCATCGAGCACCGCGCTTTAGTTTTTGCGTGATAGGCTTAGCACTACCGCGCCCTGTGCTCTACGCCCGCATCAATGCACGCGTGCTGGAAATGATGCGAAAAGGCTTGCTGGAAGAGGCGCGCTGGCTCTATGAAAAATTTGGTCGGCAGCACCAGCAAGAAAAAATCAATGCCTTAGAAACAGTTGGCTACAAGGAGCTTTTTGAGATGTTTGAAGGCAAGCACTCACTCGAAGAGGCGATTGCGCAAATTCAGCAGCACACGCGTAACTACGCCAAGCGGCAAATAACTTTTTTCCGAAATAAGCTAAGCGTGCACTGGATAGCGGCGCCAGAGCGCGAGCAGGATATTGCATTTGCGCTGCAAAGAGTTATTTCTATATTCCCACAACCAGTTTTCCAATAA
- a CDS encoding prolyl oligopeptidase family serine peptidase has translation MKTLILFFAMILAAALQADAQALQYPVTKKVDQVDDYFGIKVPDPYRWLEDDYSEETKQWVEAQNKVTFAYLERIPFRKKLYERLEQLYNYPKYSTPFRKGEYYFFYKNDGLQNQSVLYVQKGLDGKPEVFLDPNTFSEDGTVRLGLFAVSKDAKYAAYSLSRGGSDWQEVYVMEVASKTKLPDVLRWVKVSSIAWQGNGFYYSRYPAPTDTNRKLSAKNENHQVFYHRIGEPQEKDELVFEDKENPLRFHILTTTEDERFSILSVSDRGKGKDGNALYVRDHKKGDKTFRPIVTSFDDDFAVIDNLDDKLLVVTNRQAPNRKVVLIDPKKPEEKNWKTILPEKPEPLANITSAGGKLFAVYMKDVAHRVYVYDYNGRFENEIDLPTLGTVSGFEGEKSDKEVFYTFTSFTFPPTIYRYNILTKKSELFRKPEVKFNSTDYETKQVFYQSKDGTRVPMFIVHKKGLRQDGANPTLLYGYGGFNISLNPSFNPLRIAWLEQGGIYAVANIRGGGEYGEKWHEQGMKLKKQNVFDDFIAAAEFLIREKYTSPEKLAIQGGSNGGLLVGAVINQRPELFRVAIPEVGVMDMLRFHKFTIGWNWIADYGSSENYEEFKVLYSYSPLHNIKEGLNYPAVLITTADHDDRVVPAHSFKYAATLQEKYKGNNPILIRIETKSGHGAVSTKKALEAATDIYAFIFYNIGVTPKFGGDSP, from the coding sequence ATGAAAACGCTCATACTTTTTTTCGCTATGATTCTTGCCGCCGCTTTGCAGGCAGACGCACAAGCACTTCAATACCCAGTTACCAAAAAGGTTGACCAAGTCGATGACTACTTCGGCATCAAAGTCCCTGACCCCTACCGCTGGCTGGAAGACGATTACTCCGAAGAAACCAAGCAGTGGGTCGAGGCACAGAACAAGGTTACTTTTGCCTACTTGGAGCGCATTCCCTTCCGCAAAAAGCTCTACGAGCGCTTGGAGCAGCTTTACAACTACCCAAAATACTCCACACCCTTTCGCAAAGGTGAGTATTACTTCTTCTACAAAAACGATGGCTTGCAAAATCAAAGCGTGCTGTATGTGCAGAAAGGACTGGACGGTAAGCCTGAAGTCTTTTTAGACCCAAACACCTTCTCTGAAGATGGAACAGTGCGACTTGGCTTATTTGCAGTGTCAAAGGATGCAAAGTATGCTGCGTATAGCCTCTCCAGAGGTGGCTCAGATTGGCAGGAAGTGTATGTGATGGAGGTTGCTAGCAAAACCAAACTGCCCGATGTGTTGCGTTGGGTCAAAGTGTCAAGCATTGCGTGGCAGGGCAATGGATTCTACTACAGCCGTTACCCCGCTCCAACCGATACCAATCGCAAGCTCTCTGCCAAAAATGAAAATCATCAGGTTTTCTATCATCGAATTGGCGAGCCACAGGAAAAAGATGAATTGGTCTTCGAAGACAAAGAAAACCCGCTCCGTTTTCACATTCTCACAACAACCGAAGATGAACGCTTTTCAATTCTCTCTGTCTCTGACCGAGGCAAAGGCAAAGATGGCAATGCGCTCTATGTGCGCGACCACAAAAAGGGAGACAAAACCTTCCGACCTATCGTAACAAGCTTTGATGATGACTTTGCTGTCATTGACAACCTTGACGATAAACTTTTGGTTGTAACCAATAGGCAAGCACCAAATCGCAAAGTCGTGCTGATTGACCCTAAAAAGCCGGAGGAGAAAAATTGGAAGACTATTCTGCCTGAAAAGCCTGAGCCGCTGGCTAACATCACTTCGGCGGGTGGAAAGCTCTTTGCCGTCTATATGAAGGATGTTGCTCATCGCGTCTATGTGTATGACTACAACGGACGATTCGAGAACGAAATTGATCTGCCAACCTTAGGCACTGTGAGTGGCTTTGAGGGGGAAAAAAGCGATAAGGAAGTTTTCTACACCTTTACTTCCTTTACCTTTCCACCAACAATTTATCGCTACAACATTCTCACCAAAAAGTCTGAACTTTTTCGCAAGCCAGAAGTAAAGTTCAATTCAACCGACTACGAGACAAAGCAAGTCTTCTACCAAAGCAAAGACGGCACGCGCGTGCCGATGTTCATCGTGCACAAGAAAGGCTTAAGACAAGATGGTGCAAATCCGACATTGCTTTATGGATACGGTGGGTTTAATATCAGTTTAAATCCCAGTTTCAACCCGCTCAGGATTGCGTGGCTGGAGCAAGGTGGGATTTACGCTGTAGCAAACATTCGTGGCGGCGGAGAGTATGGCGAAAAGTGGCATGAGCAGGGAATGAAGCTCAAAAAGCAAAATGTCTTCGATGACTTCATCGCAGCCGCTGAATTTCTCATTCGGGAGAAGTACACCTCGCCAGAAAAGTTAGCCATTCAAGGTGGGTCAAATGGCGGCTTGCTAGTCGGAGCGGTCATCAATCAACGGCCAGAACTCTTTCGAGTGGCAATTCCTGAAGTCGGGGTAATGGATATGTTGCGCTTCCACAAATTTACAATTGGGTGGAATTGGATTGCAGACTACGGCTCGAGCGAAAATTACGAAGAGTTCAAAGTGCTCTATTCCTACTCGCCTTTGCATAACATCAAAGAAGGCTTGAATTATCCTGCCGTGCTCATTACCACAGCTGACCATGACGACCGTGTGGTGCCAGCGCATAGCTTCAAGTATGCAGCCACACTGCAGGAAAAATACAAGGGCAACAACCCAATTCTCATTCGCATTGAGACCAAATCTGGGCATGGCGCAGTCAGCACCAAGAAAGCATTAGAAGCGGCAACCGACATTTACGCTTTCATTTTCTACAACATCGGAGTGACGCCAAAGTTTGGGGGTGATTCGCCATAA
- a CDS encoding NAD(+)/NADH kinase — MTFGLNINILRADAQRIAESLIQWFKERQIDYIVEKSAAKILGEKRRCSIEEISERSDILLSLGGDGTLLHLAHYAGPKPILGINLGRVGFLAEFSVDEMYPAIERILKKNYTLETRTQLEAQVKTSKKLVTLRALNDIIIERGAYPRMPTISLRIDGHHVSDYRADGLIVATSTGSTAYSMSAGGPIIVPKSRVFVITPICPHMLTVRPIVVSDDKQIELSVETPDEGFVLNCDGSQQLRLSPKHRVRIRKSEQVINLIANEKRNYYDVLRQKFLWGKEYL; from the coding sequence GTGACATTCGGGCTCAACATCAACATCTTGCGCGCAGATGCGCAGCGCATTGCAGAATCCCTAATTCAGTGGTTTAAGGAGCGGCAGATAGATTACATCGTTGAGAAAAGTGCGGCCAAAATTTTGGGCGAAAAGCGTCGCTGCAGCATTGAAGAAATCAGTGAGCGCAGCGACATTTTACTATCCTTAGGGGGCGATGGCACGCTCCTGCACTTAGCGCACTATGCCGGCCCAAAGCCTATTTTGGGCATCAATCTTGGGCGCGTGGGGTTTCTTGCAGAGTTCAGCGTCGATGAAATGTATCCAGCGATTGAGCGCATCTTGAAAAAGAACTATACGCTCGAGACACGCACGCAATTGGAAGCACAGGTGAAGACAAGTAAGAAACTGGTTACACTGCGCGCGCTGAACGACATTATCATTGAGCGAGGCGCCTACCCACGTATGCCTACCATCTCACTCCGCATTGATGGACACCACGTCAGTGACTACCGTGCCGATGGGCTAATTGTAGCCACTTCTACTGGTTCAACAGCTTACTCAATGTCGGCAGGTGGGCCGATTATCGTGCCAAAATCGCGGGTCTTTGTGATTACACCGATTTGTCCGCACATGCTAACTGTGCGCCCAATTGTCGTCAGCGATGACAAGCAGATTGAGCTATCAGTTGAGACGCCAGATGAAGGCTTTGTGCTCAATTGTGATGGCAGTCAGCAGCTTAGGCTGTCGCCGAAGCATCGGGTGCGAATCCGCAAGTCTGAGCAGGTGATTAACTTAATAGCCAATGAAAAGCGAAACTACTATGATGTGCTTCGTCAAAAGTTTCTTTGGGGCAAGGAGTATCTCTAA
- the gcvP gene encoding aminomethyl-transferring glycine dehydrogenase, with amino-acid sequence MKLNLHAQEKFELRHNASFKDAEEMLRVIGVSSLDELIEQTIPDGIRLKKPLNLPPPKSEREFLNSIKTIAEKNKVFRSFIGMGYYDTFTPTVILRNILENPGWYTAYTPYQAEIAQGRLEMLLNFQTMVCDLTGMPIANASLLDEATAAAEAVHLLYTVRPANKQQARMLFASELLHPQTIDVLRTRTEPIGVELVVGNPKTVDLANPNLFALVLQYPNTDGSVEDYAALITMAHQCGVTVAVGADLLALAVLKPPGEMGADVVFGSAQRFGVPMGYGGPHAAFFATREEFKRQIPGRLIGVSIDAEGHRALRMALQTREQHIRREKATSNICTAQVLLAVVAAAYAIYHGPKGLRAIAERVYGLTALLRRSLCALGFRIVNTTHFDTLTVDAESRALCEQCVRAAEEAQMNLRRYDETHFGIALDETTTVKEVQELIEVLGKCRKTLKPEFFETTFKELQESIELDVPSSLVRTSPYLTHAVFNSYHSEHEMLRYLKKLENRDVSLVHSMIPLGSCTMKLNATTEMIPITWREFNALHPFAPLSQARGYQELLRQLEAWLCEITGLAAVSFQPNSGAQGEFTGLMIIRAYHRSRNEAHRNVVLIPQSAHGTNPASAVMAGMQVVVVRCDERGNVDVADLKAKAEAHREHLAALMITYPSTHGVFEEEIQEICKIVHQLGGQVYMDGANMNAQVGLTSPAAIGADVCHLNLHKTFCIPHGGGGPGAGPVAVAAHLVPFLPKHCLVETGGERGISAVSAAPFGNASILPISFGYIAMMGSEGLTNATKMAILNANYIKARLEGAYNVLYVNRNGRCAHEMILDLRPFKKVGIEAEDVAKRLMDYGFHAPTLSFPVAGTIMIEPTESEPKAELDRFCDALLSIREEIREIELGRADRTNNVLKNAPHTAAMVMSDHWDKPYSRERAAYPLPFVREAKVWPAVRRIDAAFGDRNLVCTCEPVESYLDQEREIAAS; translated from the coding sequence ATGAAACTTAACCTGCATGCCCAAGAAAAATTTGAACTGCGGCACAATGCATCGTTCAAAGATGCGGAGGAAATGCTACGCGTGATTGGTGTCTCAAGCCTTGATGAGCTGATTGAGCAAACCATTCCAGATGGGATTCGCTTGAAAAAACCACTCAATTTGCCGCCACCAAAATCAGAGCGAGAGTTTCTAAACAGCATCAAAACGATAGCTGAAAAGAACAAGGTCTTCAGGTCGTTCATTGGTATGGGCTACTATGATACCTTCACGCCGACCGTGATTTTGCGCAACATTTTGGAAAACCCGGGCTGGTATACAGCCTACACGCCCTACCAAGCTGAGATTGCGCAAGGACGCTTAGAGATGCTGCTGAATTTTCAAACAATGGTGTGCGACCTGACAGGAATGCCAATAGCTAATGCATCGCTACTTGATGAAGCAACTGCAGCGGCTGAAGCAGTGCATTTGCTCTACACGGTGCGTCCGGCCAACAAGCAGCAAGCAAGAATGCTCTTTGCGTCGGAGCTGTTGCACCCGCAAACGATAGATGTGCTGCGCACGCGCACCGAACCGATTGGCGTTGAGCTGGTAGTTGGAAATCCAAAAACAGTGGATTTAGCCAATCCGAACCTCTTTGCACTGGTACTGCAATACCCCAATACCGATGGCAGCGTGGAAGATTACGCAGCGCTTATCACCATGGCGCACCAATGTGGCGTAACGGTCGCTGTCGGGGCAGATTTGCTGGCGCTTGCGGTGCTCAAGCCCCCAGGTGAAATGGGCGCAGATGTGGTGTTTGGCTCAGCGCAACGCTTTGGCGTGCCGATGGGGTATGGAGGACCGCATGCGGCGTTCTTTGCCACGCGCGAAGAATTTAAGCGCCAGATTCCGGGGCGGTTGATTGGCGTCTCTATTGATGCAGAGGGACATCGGGCGCTGCGTATGGCACTGCAAACACGCGAGCAACATATTCGCCGTGAAAAGGCAACCTCAAACATTTGCACCGCACAGGTTTTGCTAGCAGTGGTGGCAGCCGCATATGCAATCTATCACGGGCCGAAAGGATTGCGTGCGATTGCGGAGCGCGTCTACGGTCTAACGGCACTGCTGAGGCGTAGTCTATGTGCCTTAGGTTTCCGCATCGTTAATACGACGCACTTTGACACGCTAACTGTCGATGCAGAAAGCAGGGCGCTATGCGAGCAGTGTGTGCGAGCAGCAGAAGAAGCACAGATGAACTTGCGCCGCTACGATGAAACACACTTCGGCATTGCGCTCGACGAGACTACGACAGTAAAAGAGGTGCAAGAGCTGATAGAAGTGTTGGGCAAGTGCCGCAAAACACTGAAGCCAGAGTTCTTTGAGACGACTTTCAAGGAATTGCAAGAAAGCATTGAACTGGATGTGCCATCGTCACTGGTGCGCACTTCACCGTATCTAACGCACGCTGTCTTTAACTCCTACCATAGCGAGCATGAAATGCTGCGCTACTTGAAAAAACTGGAAAATCGTGACGTGTCACTGGTGCACTCAATGATTCCTCTGGGCAGTTGCACGATGAAACTCAACGCCACCACAGAGATGATACCAATCACGTGGCGTGAGTTTAATGCACTGCACCCTTTTGCACCGCTGTCGCAAGCCAGAGGCTATCAGGAACTCCTAAGGCAGTTAGAGGCGTGGCTATGTGAAATTACGGGCTTGGCGGCAGTGTCTTTCCAGCCCAATTCAGGTGCACAGGGCGAATTTACGGGGCTAATGATCATCCGAGCCTATCACCGTTCTCGCAATGAAGCGCATCGTAATGTGGTGCTAATTCCACAGTCGGCGCACGGCACCAATCCTGCTAGCGCAGTGATGGCAGGCATGCAGGTCGTGGTAGTGCGGTGCGATGAGCGGGGGAATGTAGATGTTGCGGACTTGAAAGCAAAAGCTGAAGCGCACCGTGAGCATCTGGCTGCCCTGATGATTACATATCCTTCAACGCATGGCGTCTTTGAAGAAGAAATTCAGGAGATTTGCAAGATAGTGCATCAATTGGGCGGTCAGGTCTATATGGACGGCGCAAATATGAACGCGCAAGTTGGGCTAACAAGTCCAGCAGCCATCGGTGCGGATGTGTGTCATCTGAACTTGCACAAAACGTTCTGCATCCCACACGGAGGCGGCGGTCCAGGAGCAGGACCCGTCGCTGTTGCTGCGCATCTTGTGCCATTTTTGCCGAAGCATTGTCTTGTCGAAACAGGTGGGGAAAGGGGGATTTCTGCTGTATCGGCTGCACCGTTTGGCAATGCGTCTATCTTACCGATTTCATTTGGCTACATTGCGATGATGGGCAGCGAAGGGCTGACGAATGCCACCAAGATGGCCATTCTGAACGCAAACTACATCAAAGCACGTCTGGAAGGTGCTTACAATGTGCTCTATGTCAATCGTAATGGGCGATGTGCGCACGAAATGATTTTAGACCTGCGTCCCTTCAAAAAGGTGGGCATTGAAGCGGAAGATGTGGCAAAGCGACTGATGGACTACGGTTTCCATGCCCCGACGCTGTCGTTCCCTGTGGCCGGCACGATTATGATTGAGCCAACTGAGTCGGAGCCAAAAGCAGAGCTGGATCGCTTCTGTGATGCACTGCTTTCAATCCGAGAGGAAATCCGTGAGATTGAGTTGGGGCGGGCAGACCGAACAAACAACGTGCTGAAAAATGCGCCACACACTGCAGCGATGGTGATGTCAGACCACTGGGATAAGCCATATTCTCGTGAGAGAGCTGCTTACCCCTTGCCGTTTGTGCGAGAAGCTAAAGTTTGGCCCGCTGTGCGCCGCATTGATGCTGCCTTTGGCGACCGAAACTTGGTCTGCACGTGCGAACCAGTTGAGTCCTACCTTGACCAAGAGCGGGAGATAGCCGCTTCATAG